The Populus alba chromosome 4, ASM523922v2, whole genome shotgun sequence genome contains a region encoding:
- the LOC118038919 gene encoding uncharacterized protein isoform X3: MLNSGNNLNQGSSALSPDMPPVTQCVPLEPITLGNQRYTRSGEVRRVLGVPLGSVSEDHSFGVAHPKPMPPVATEELKHFKESVQDTSRKAKDRAKLLRESLSKLERYRVALSSKKRQRSELSLNERSNLANVAKVAGQIHRNPHDIMTQRLEDRTKSIGLNKRARTSVADVRADGRSSVPSRQHMVMDKSGDMVQDLGGGAVRYEEKIRRLPAGGEGWDTKNKKKRSVGVMGNRVINGDREQKRAMPSKMSADSKLRSCDAQGFRSKSSAGVSGFNKLEGSFEPTSSDTSTILKNEMESGLPRNRIALLEHKVVTKGTNKPNIHEDNSASTPNTVIKAKVSRAPRTGSIMLLDSSLKVQPSPTSLQGSEQPTSSNRIQLPGVVNNHKGHLPAGSSSHAIAQWVGQRPHKNSRTRRANIMAPGSNHIESQMSSQGFPTSECGARTSSIGTKGYLIASNLDTNTPKFKRELESVPSPFGLSESEESGAGENKPKDKGTDGSEVSLSASQKVGTFVLPARKNKSSTNEIGDGVRRQGRSGRGSSLTRPGTHPVREKLENLPAVKPLQSSKAASDKNKSKTGRPPSKKLKDRKAVVRVGPMPNSSSLDFTGESDDDHEELFSAANSARKASELACSGPFWKKMDSYFAPVSLEDMSYLKQELTSAQGIDESFSQMLGATYNVLGVLVHKEVHPGRRQGEDFNQESAKTTSLCGRVEMGSLDKVAPLYQRVLSALIEEDESEEFYTQSEGKNMSLHYASDDSHCGSCNLIDIEPKDRDRMESEVESKVNFQTQKSCFLDRLSCDKSVASNAIGNPSMSSSLHSNEQWPLDDDFSHSDAGHASEICSNDPGSLQIREINMPGFSSSDGQYQLMCLDDRLLLELQSIGLCPETLPDLAEGEVINQDIMELKEGLHQQTGIMKNKLGKLGKVVPKVRDMERRNVEQVAMDQLIQMAYRKLLACRGNNTSKSTIRKVSRQIALAFGKRALARCRKFEDTGSSCFSEPVLQEIIFSAPSCNNDAKSVDCVGSGTASNTCNEVSNIHAEARGSGAVSSTIERYDSHSDNFDRIKKREVLIDDVIGSASSRVTSTLDSAALGGVKGKRSDRDREQSKDNSRSNSVSGASRSSLDCIKGECKTKPKPKQKSTHLLNSGNGPHGSAHSVPNASNKMERVGSMSLGNIPQDAPKEANEPMDFANLQLNEIDTIELGVSTDLDGPHDLGSWLNIDEDGLQDHDSIGLEIPMDDLTELSMLL; the protein is encoded by the exons ATGTTAAATTCCGGGAATAATTTAAATCAAGGAAGTTCCGCACTGTCACCAGATATGCCACCAGTTACACAATGTGTGCCTTTGGAGCCTATTACGTTAGGCAATCAGAGATATACGCGGTCTGGAGAGGTGAGGAGGGTTTTGGGAGTTCCTCTTGGTAGCGTGTCAGAGGATCATTCGTTTGGAGTTGCGCATCCCAAGCCGATGCCTCCAGTGGCAACAGAGGAGCTAAAGCACTTTAAAGAAAGTGTGCAAGATACCTCTAGAAAGGCCAA GGACAGAGCAAAACTGTTGCGTGAATCCTTATCTAAATTGGAAAGGTACAGGGTAGCCTTGAGCTCAAAGAAGCGGCAAAGGAGTGAGCTTTCATTGAATGAGAGGTCAAATTTAGCGAACGTAGCAAAGGTGGCAGGTCAGATTCATAGAAATCCTCATGATATTATGACTCAAAGATTGGAGGACAGGACCAAGAGTATTGGGCTTAACAAGCGTGCTCGTACTTCAGTGGCTGATGTGCGG GCAGATGGTAGGTCCTCGGTGCCCTCAAGGCAACATATGGTAATGGATAAGAGTGGAGATATGGTCCAGGATCTTGGTGGTGGTGCTGTTCGGTATGAAGAAAAGATCCGCAGATTGCCTGCTGGAGGTGAAGGATgggatacaaaaaataaaaagaaacgtTCTGTTGGAGTGATGGGTAATAGAGTTATAAACGGTGATCGAGAACAAAAACGAGCTATGCCTTCCAAGATGAGTGCTGACTCTAAGTTGCGATCATGTGATGCTCAGGGTTTCAG ATCAAAGTCATCTGCTGGAGTCAGTGGATTCAACAAGCTGGAAGGTTCTTTTGAACCTACCAGTTCAGATACCAGTACAATCCTCAAGAATGAAATGGAAAGTGGTCTGCCAAGAAATCGTATTGCTCTTTTAGAGCATAAGGTTGTGACGAAAGGAACAAATAA GCCAAATATTCACGAGGATAATTCAGCAAGCACTCCTAATACAGTGATAAAGGCAAAGGTTTCCCGTGCACCACGTACTGGGTCCATCATGCTGCTAGATTCGTCACTTAAAGTTCAGCCCTCACCCACATCCCTTCAAGGTTCGGAACAACCTACAAGTTCAAATAGAATCCAACTGCCAGGAGTGGTAAATAACCATAAGGGTCATTTGCCAGCAGGCTCATCCTCACATGCAATAGCTCAGTGGGTTGGTCAGAGACCACACAAAAACTCACGCACACGGAGGGCAAATATAATGGCTCCTGGTTCAAATCATATTGAATCTCAGATGTCATCTCAAGGTTTTCCCACTTCTGAATGTGGTGCTAGAACCTCTTCCATTGGAACCAAGGGATATCTGATTGCCAGCAATCTAGATACCAACACTCCAAAATTCAAGAGGGAACTTGAGAGTGTTCCATCTCCATTTGGGTTGTCTGAAAGTGAAGAATCGGGAGCTGGAGAGAATAAACCAAAGGACAAAGGAACAGATGGTAGCGAGGTTTCTCTGTCTGCAAGTCAGAAAGTTGGAACTTTTGTATTGCCTGCTAGGAAGAATAAATCATCAACAAATGAAATTGGGGATGGCGTGCGGAGACAAGGAAGGAGTGGACGAGGGTCATCTTTAACAAGGCCAGGTACTCATCCAGTAAGGGAGAAGTTAGAGAATCTTCCAGCTGTAAAGCCACTTCAGAGTTCAAAGGCCGCTTCTGATAAGAATAAAAG CAAAACTGGTCGTCCACCTTCCAAAAAGTTGAAAGACCGGAAGGCTGTAGTGCGTGTTGGACCAATGCCCAACAGCAGTTCCTTAGATTTTACAG GTGAATCTGATGATGACCATGAAGAACTATTTTCAGCTGCCAATTCTGCTCGGAAAGCTAGTG AGCTTGCCTGTTCTGGTCCTTTTTGGAAGAAGATGGACTCTTATTTTGCTCCTGTCAGCTTAGAGGATATGTCCTACTTGAAGCAGGAG CTAACATCTGCACAAGGGATTGATGAGAGTTTTTCTCAAATGCTTGGCGCAACATATAATGTTTTG GGTGTTCTTGTGCACAAAGAAGTACATCCTGGCAGAAGACAAGGGGAGGACTTCAATCAAGAATCAGCCAAAACAACTTCTTTATGTGGAAGAGTTGAAATGGGAAGTTTGGACAAGGTCGCTCCATTATACCAAAGAGTTCTTTCTGCTttaattgaagaagatgaaagtGAGGAATTTTACACACAAAGTGAAGGGAAGAACATGTCTCTTCACTATGCCAGTGATGATTCTCATTGTGGTTCATGTAATCTGATTGATATTGAACCTAAAGATAGAGACAGAATGGAATCTGAAGTTGAGTCAAAAGTGAATTTTCAGACACAGAAGAGTTGTTTCTTGGATAGACTTTCATGTGATAAGAGTGTCGCATCAAATGCAATTGGGAATCCAAGCATGTCCAGTTCGTTGCATAGCAATGAACAGTGGCCACTAGATGATGACTTTTCACATTCAGATGCCGGGCATGCCAGTGAAATATGTTCTAATGATCCAGGTTCCTTGCAGATTAGAGAAATAAATATGCCTGGCTTTTCTTCCTCTGATGGCCAATATCAGCTGATGTGTTTGGATGATCGGCTTTTGCTTGAGCTACAGAGTATTGGTTTATGCCCAGAAACATTG CCTGATCTAGCAGAGGGAGAAGTGATTAATCAAGATATAATGGAGCTTAAAGAAGGGCTACACCAGCAG ACTggaataatgaaaaacaagctAGGGAAACTTGGTAAAGTTGTTCCGAAAGTAAGAGATATGGAAAGAAG gaatgTTGAACAGGTTGCAATGGACCAACTTATTCAGATGGCTTATAGAAAACTACTG GCTTGTCGTGGGAACAATACCTCAAAAAGTACCATCCGCAAGGTTTCAAGGCAAATTGCATTGGCCTTTGGCAAACGCGCACTTGCTAGATGTCGCAAATTCGAAGATACTGGCAGCAGCTGTTTTAGTGAGCCTGTGCTACAGGAGATCATATTCTCTGCACCTTCATGCAACAATGATGCCAAATCTGTGGACTGTGTTGGCTCAGGAACTGCGAGTAACACTTGTAATGAAGTCTCTAACATTCATGCTGAAGCCAGAGGATCAG GTGCTGTTTCTAGCACTATCGAGAGATACGATTCTCATAGTGACAACTTTGATAGAATTAAGAAGAGGGAAGTGCTTATAGATGATGTTATTGGTAGCGCTTCATCAAGGGTAACATCCACTCTTGACAGTGCTGCTCTTGGTGGAGTAAAGGGTAAGAGAAGTGATAGAGATAGAGAACAGAGCAAGGATAATTCAAGAAGCAATTCTGTTTCTGGGGCCAGTCGCTCATCATTGGATTGCATCAAAGGCGAGtgcaaaacaaaaccaaagccCAAGCAAAAGAGTACTCATTTGTTGAATTCAGGAAATGGACCTCATGGATCTGCTCATTCAGTACCTAATGCTAGTAATAAAATGGAGCGTGTGGGGTCAATGTCTCTTGGCAACATTCCTCAGGATGCCCCCAAAGAAGCGAATGAACCGATGGATTTTGCAAACTTGCAACTGAATGAAATTGATACAATTGAACTAGGAGTATCTACTGACCTCGATGGGCCTCATGATCTCGGCTCTTGGTTGAATATTGATGAGGATGGATTGCAAGACCATGATTCTATAGGTCTTGAAATACCAATGGATGACCTTACAGAGTTGAGCATGCTTTTGTAA
- the LOC118038919 gene encoding uncharacterized protein isoform X4, with the protein MVMDKSGDMVQDLGGGAVRYEEKIRRLPAGGEGWDTKNKKKRSVGVMGNRVINGDREQKRAMPSKMSADSKLRSCDAQGFRSKSSAGVSGFNKLEGSFEPTSSDTSTILKNEMESGLPRNRIALLEHKVVTKGTNKPNIHEDNSASTPNTVIKAKVSRAPRTGSIMLLDSSLKVQPSPTSLQGSEQPTSSNRIQLPGVVNNHKGHLPAGSSSHAIAQWVGQRPHKNSRTRRANIMAPGSNHIESQMSSQGFPTSECGARTSSIGTKGYLIASNLDTNTPKFKRELESVPSPFGLSESEESGAGENKPKDKGTDGSEVSLSASQKVGTFVLPARKNKSSTNEIGDGVRRQGRSGRGSSLTRPGTHPVREKLENLPAVKPLQSSKAASDKNKSKTGRPPSKKLKDRKAVVRVGPMPNSSSLDFTGESDDDHEELFSAANSARKASELACSGPFWKKMDSYFAPVSLEDMSYLKQELTSAQGIDESFSQMLGATYNVLGVLVHKEVHPGRRQGEDFNQESAKTTSLCGRVEMGSLDKVAPLYQRVLSALIEEDESEEFYTQSEGKNMSLHYASDDSHCGSCNLIDIEPKDRDRMESEVESKVNFQTQKSCFLDRLSCDKSVASNAIGNPSMSSSLHSNEQWPLDDDFSHSDAGHASEICSNDPGSLQIREINMPGFSSSDGQYQLMCLDDRLLLELQSIGLCPETLPDLAEGEVINQDIMELKEGLHQQTGIMKNKLGKLGKVVPKVRDMERRNVEQVAMDQLIQMAYRKLLACRGNNTSKSTIRKVSRQIALAFGKRALARCRKFEDTGSSCFSEPVLQEIIFSAPSCNNDAKSVDCVGSGTASNTCNEVSNIHAEARGSGISGAVSSTIERYDSHSDNFDRIKKREVLIDDVIGSASSRVTSTLDSAALGGVKGKRSDRDREQSKDNSRSNSVSGASRSSLDCIKGECKTKPKPKQKSTHLLNSGNGPHGSAHSVPNASNKMERVGSMSLGNIPQDAPKEANEPMDFANLQLNEIDTIELGVSTDLDGPHDLGSWLNIDEDGLQDHDSIGLEIPMDDLTELSMLL; encoded by the exons ATGGTAATGGATAAGAGTGGAGATATGGTCCAGGATCTTGGTGGTGGTGCTGTTCGGTATGAAGAAAAGATCCGCAGATTGCCTGCTGGAGGTGAAGGATgggatacaaaaaataaaaagaaacgtTCTGTTGGAGTGATGGGTAATAGAGTTATAAACGGTGATCGAGAACAAAAACGAGCTATGCCTTCCAAGATGAGTGCTGACTCTAAGTTGCGATCATGTGATGCTCAGGGTTTCAG ATCAAAGTCATCTGCTGGAGTCAGTGGATTCAACAAGCTGGAAGGTTCTTTTGAACCTACCAGTTCAGATACCAGTACAATCCTCAAGAATGAAATGGAAAGTGGTCTGCCAAGAAATCGTATTGCTCTTTTAGAGCATAAGGTTGTGACGAAAGGAACAAATAA GCCAAATATTCACGAGGATAATTCAGCAAGCACTCCTAATACAGTGATAAAGGCAAAGGTTTCCCGTGCACCACGTACTGGGTCCATCATGCTGCTAGATTCGTCACTTAAAGTTCAGCCCTCACCCACATCCCTTCAAGGTTCGGAACAACCTACAAGTTCAAATAGAATCCAACTGCCAGGAGTGGTAAATAACCATAAGGGTCATTTGCCAGCAGGCTCATCCTCACATGCAATAGCTCAGTGGGTTGGTCAGAGACCACACAAAAACTCACGCACACGGAGGGCAAATATAATGGCTCCTGGTTCAAATCATATTGAATCTCAGATGTCATCTCAAGGTTTTCCCACTTCTGAATGTGGTGCTAGAACCTCTTCCATTGGAACCAAGGGATATCTGATTGCCAGCAATCTAGATACCAACACTCCAAAATTCAAGAGGGAACTTGAGAGTGTTCCATCTCCATTTGGGTTGTCTGAAAGTGAAGAATCGGGAGCTGGAGAGAATAAACCAAAGGACAAAGGAACAGATGGTAGCGAGGTTTCTCTGTCTGCAAGTCAGAAAGTTGGAACTTTTGTATTGCCTGCTAGGAAGAATAAATCATCAACAAATGAAATTGGGGATGGCGTGCGGAGACAAGGAAGGAGTGGACGAGGGTCATCTTTAACAAGGCCAGGTACTCATCCAGTAAGGGAGAAGTTAGAGAATCTTCCAGCTGTAAAGCCACTTCAGAGTTCAAAGGCCGCTTCTGATAAGAATAAAAG CAAAACTGGTCGTCCACCTTCCAAAAAGTTGAAAGACCGGAAGGCTGTAGTGCGTGTTGGACCAATGCCCAACAGCAGTTCCTTAGATTTTACAG GTGAATCTGATGATGACCATGAAGAACTATTTTCAGCTGCCAATTCTGCTCGGAAAGCTAGTG AGCTTGCCTGTTCTGGTCCTTTTTGGAAGAAGATGGACTCTTATTTTGCTCCTGTCAGCTTAGAGGATATGTCCTACTTGAAGCAGGAG CTAACATCTGCACAAGGGATTGATGAGAGTTTTTCTCAAATGCTTGGCGCAACATATAATGTTTTG GGTGTTCTTGTGCACAAAGAAGTACATCCTGGCAGAAGACAAGGGGAGGACTTCAATCAAGAATCAGCCAAAACAACTTCTTTATGTGGAAGAGTTGAAATGGGAAGTTTGGACAAGGTCGCTCCATTATACCAAAGAGTTCTTTCTGCTttaattgaagaagatgaaagtGAGGAATTTTACACACAAAGTGAAGGGAAGAACATGTCTCTTCACTATGCCAGTGATGATTCTCATTGTGGTTCATGTAATCTGATTGATATTGAACCTAAAGATAGAGACAGAATGGAATCTGAAGTTGAGTCAAAAGTGAATTTTCAGACACAGAAGAGTTGTTTCTTGGATAGACTTTCATGTGATAAGAGTGTCGCATCAAATGCAATTGGGAATCCAAGCATGTCCAGTTCGTTGCATAGCAATGAACAGTGGCCACTAGATGATGACTTTTCACATTCAGATGCCGGGCATGCCAGTGAAATATGTTCTAATGATCCAGGTTCCTTGCAGATTAGAGAAATAAATATGCCTGGCTTTTCTTCCTCTGATGGCCAATATCAGCTGATGTGTTTGGATGATCGGCTTTTGCTTGAGCTACAGAGTATTGGTTTATGCCCAGAAACATTG CCTGATCTAGCAGAGGGAGAAGTGATTAATCAAGATATAATGGAGCTTAAAGAAGGGCTACACCAGCAG ACTggaataatgaaaaacaagctAGGGAAACTTGGTAAAGTTGTTCCGAAAGTAAGAGATATGGAAAGAAG gaatgTTGAACAGGTTGCAATGGACCAACTTATTCAGATGGCTTATAGAAAACTACTG GCTTGTCGTGGGAACAATACCTCAAAAAGTACCATCCGCAAGGTTTCAAGGCAAATTGCATTGGCCTTTGGCAAACGCGCACTTGCTAGATGTCGCAAATTCGAAGATACTGGCAGCAGCTGTTTTAGTGAGCCTGTGCTACAGGAGATCATATTCTCTGCACCTTCATGCAACAATGATGCCAAATCTGTGGACTGTGTTGGCTCAGGAACTGCGAGTAACACTTGTAATGAAGTCTCTAACATTCATGCTGAAGCCAGAGGATCAGGTATATCAG GTGCTGTTTCTAGCACTATCGAGAGATACGATTCTCATAGTGACAACTTTGATAGAATTAAGAAGAGGGAAGTGCTTATAGATGATGTTATTGGTAGCGCTTCATCAAGGGTAACATCCACTCTTGACAGTGCTGCTCTTGGTGGAGTAAAGGGTAAGAGAAGTGATAGAGATAGAGAACAGAGCAAGGATAATTCAAGAAGCAATTCTGTTTCTGGGGCCAGTCGCTCATCATTGGATTGCATCAAAGGCGAGtgcaaaacaaaaccaaagccCAAGCAAAAGAGTACTCATTTGTTGAATTCAGGAAATGGACCTCATGGATCTGCTCATTCAGTACCTAATGCTAGTAATAAAATGGAGCGTGTGGGGTCAATGTCTCTTGGCAACATTCCTCAGGATGCCCCCAAAGAAGCGAATGAACCGATGGATTTTGCAAACTTGCAACTGAATGAAATTGATACAATTGAACTAGGAGTATCTACTGACCTCGATGGGCCTCATGATCTCGGCTCTTGGTTGAATATTGATGAGGATGGATTGCAAGACCATGATTCTATAGGTCTTGAAATACCAATGGATGACCTTACAGAGTTGAGCATGCTTTTGTAA